A window of the Tiliqua scincoides isolate rTilSci1 chromosome 5, rTilSci1.hap2, whole genome shotgun sequence genome harbors these coding sequences:
- the PSMD11 gene encoding 26S proteasome non-ATPase regulatory subunit 11 — MAAAAGLEFQRAQSLLSTDREASIGILHSIVKRDVQENDEEAVQVKEQSILELGSLLAKTGQAEELGGLLKYVRPFLNSISKAKAARLVRSLLDLFLDMEAATGQEVDLCLECIEWAKSEKRTFLRQALEARLVSLYFDTKRYQEALQLGSQLLRELKKMDDKALLVEVQLLESKTYHALSNLPKARAALTSARTTANAIYCPPKLQAALDMQSGIIHAAEEKDWKTAYSYFYEAFEGYDSIDSPKAITALKYMLLCKIMLNSPEDVQALVSGKLALRYAGRQTEALKCVAQASKNRSLEDFKKALKDYKVELRDDPIINTHLGKLYDNLLEQNLIRVIEPFSRVQIEHISSLIKLSKADVERKLSQMILDKKFHGILDQGEGVLIIFDEPPVDKTYEAALETIQNMSKVVDSLYNKAKKLT; from the exons TGAAGCGCGATGTCCAGGAGAATGATGAAGAGGCAGTGCAAGTCAAAGAGCAAAGCATCCTGGAACTGGGGAGTCTTTTGGCCAAGACTGGACAAGCAGAAG AGCTTGGAGGACTTCTCAAGTATGTGCGTCCTTTTTTGAATTCAATCAGCAAGGCAAAGGCAGCCCGCCTGGTTCGGTCCCTGCTAGACCTGTTCCTAGACATGGAGGCAGCGACGGGGCAAGAG GTTGACCTGTGTCTCGAGTGCATTGAATGGGCCAAATCAGAGAAGAGGACATTTCTGCGTCAAGCTCTGGAG GCAAGGTTGGTGTCTTTGTACTTTGACACTAAAAGGTACCAAGAAGCATTGCAGTTAG GTTCACAGCTTTTGCGGGAGCTGAAAAAAATGGATGACAAGGCCCTTTTAGTGGAAGTGCAACTGCTAGAAAGCAAAACCTACCATGCCTTGAGTAACCTGCCAAAGGCAAGAGCAGCATTAACCTCTGCCCGAACCACAGCCAACGCCATCTATTGCCCACCCAAGTTGCAGGCAGCACTGGATATGCAGTCAG GCATTATCCACGCAGCAGAAGAAAAGGATTGGAAGACGGCATATTCTTATTTTTATGAGGCATTTGAGGGTTACGATTCCATCGACAGCCCCAAAGCCATCACAGCGTTGAAATATATGCTGCTGTGCAAGATCATGCTGAACTC GCCTGAAGATGTGCAGGCGTTGGTGAGCGGAAAGCTTGCGCTGCGATACGCAGGCAGACAG ACAGAAGCATTAAAATGCGTGGCACAGGCCAGTAAGAATCGATCGCTGGAGGACTTCAAAAAG GCTCTGAAAGATTATAAAGTGGAACTCAGGGACGACCCCATCATCAACACACACTTGGGCAAACTCTATGATAACTTATTGGAACAAAATCTGATCCGGGTCATCGAGCCTTTCTCCAGAGTGCAG ATTGAACACATATCTAGCCTTATCAAGCTGTCGAAG GCGGATGTGGAAAGGAAACTCTCACAGATGATTCTGGATAAGAAATTCCATG GGATCCTTGACCAAGGCGAAGGTGTCCTGATCATTTTTGATGAACCGCCAGTAGACAAAACATACGAAGCTGCTCTGGAGACCATTCAGAATATGAGTAAAGTAGTGGATTCGTTATACAACAAAGCCAAGAAGCTAACATAG